Proteins encoded by one window of Venturia canescens isolate UGA chromosome 2, ASM1945775v1, whole genome shotgun sequence:
- the LOC122406178 gene encoding uncharacterized protein yields MFGNVALVVLLAFTSCALGDPEDALYQAARSKCMQKNKLEKEFGQQANSNDSRKCFAACILKSHGLLTVDGIFDIEKAVADLPLEIPDRDRVAAAIKKCGRKTGEDECETAHLVRRCLVHKFAFVLPGETRHYLLHRNCMIENNIKFENFRRILWSDGRKKCYDACVMKGRGHFKQDGTFDTETAIADLPLDLPNYDRVVTAITECGNATGTDECETAHLVKTCIINRLNPSYWRWRNIGAILTKCMEQNVIKSEDLSHIPWDDKRKKCFTACVMKERGNLRADGTYDFEKSVENLPQDVTRRDEIIKALYECSTIKSDNECQTAFLISTCLRAQLSSLWRQYDHAHNGL; encoded by the exons ATGTTCGGGAACGTGGCTCTGGTTGTCCTCCTTGCGTTCACGTCATGC GCTCTGGGAGATCCGGAAGACGCTCTATACCAGGCAGCGCGTTCGAAATGTATGCAGAAAAATAAGCTCGAAAAGGAATTTGGTCAACAGGCTAACAGCAATGATTCAAGAAAGTGTTTCGCTGCTTGTATTTTGAAAAGTCATGGATTG cTCACTGTTGATGGAATATTCGACATCGAAAAAGCGGTGGCCGATTTGCCCCTGGAAATTCCCGATCGCGATCGGGTGGCTGCAGCAATCAAAAAATGTGGCAGAAAAA CGGGAGAAGATGAATGCGAAACAGCTCACCTAGTCAGAAGGTGTCTCGTCCATAAGTTC GCTTTCGTGCTACCAGGGGAAACACGACATTACTTACTGCACAGAAATTgtatgattgaaaataacatcAAGTTCGAAAACTTCCGACGAATCCTATGGAGCGATGGCAGAAAGAAGTGTTACGATGCATGTGTAATGAAGGGTCGTGGGCAC TTCAAACAAGACGGAACTTTCGATACGGAAACGGCGATCGCGGATTTGCCCTTGGATTTACCCAATTATGATCGAGTTGTCACAGCCATCACTGAATGCGGCAACGCAA CCGGTACAGATGAATGCGAAACAGCGCATCTAGTCAAAACGTGCATTATCAATCGATTG aatCCATCATATTGGAGGTGGAGAAATATTGGAGCGATATTGACGAAGTGTATGGAACAAAATGTTATTAAGAGCGAAGACTTAAGTCACATTCCATGGGACGATAAAAGGAAAAAGTGTTTCACAGCATGTGTGATGAAAGAACGCGGGAAT CTCAGGGCAGATGGAACTTACGACTTCGagaaatcggttgaaaatctTCCTCAGGATGTAACTCGTCGTGACGAAATCATCAAAGCTCTTTATGAATGCAGCACCATAA aAAGCGATAACGAATGCCAAACTGCTTTCCTGATTTCTACATGTCTTCGTGCACAGCTG AGCTCCTTGTGGCGGCAATACGATCATGCTCACAATGGGCTTTAA